From the genome of Geobacter sp. SVR, one region includes:
- a CDS encoding GDP-L-fucose synthase has product MDKGAKIFVAGHRGMVGSAIVRTLEAGGFGNLIVRTSRELDLRNQQAVEDFFRAEQPDYVFLAAATVGGIVANSTYPAEFIYDNLQIQTNVIHQAWQTGVKRLLFLGSTCIYPKLAPQPLKEEYLLTGPLEPTNDAYAVAKIAGICQCRSYNRQYGTRFLAAMPNNLYGPNDNFDLEKSHVLPALIRKCHEAKASNAASVTIWGTGTPLREFLHVDDLAEACLFLMKLDEQRYEELLNYPAAPALINVGSGQELSIRDLALLVKRVVGFAGELVFDAGKPDGTPRKLADASRIHALGWRHRIGMEAGIAATYEWWQRSLKVHK; this is encoded by the coding sequence ATGGATAAAGGGGCAAAAATATTCGTGGCAGGCCACCGGGGAATGGTTGGTTCAGCCATTGTGCGCACGTTGGAAGCAGGCGGCTTCGGCAACCTGATCGTAAGAACCAGCCGGGAGCTGGATCTGCGCAACCAGCAGGCGGTCGAGGATTTTTTCCGGGCCGAGCAACCGGACTATGTCTTCCTGGCCGCAGCCACGGTGGGGGGCATTGTCGCCAACAGCACCTACCCGGCCGAATTCATCTACGACAATCTGCAGATCCAGACCAACGTGATTCACCAGGCCTGGCAGACCGGGGTCAAGCGTCTGCTGTTCCTGGGAAGCACCTGCATCTATCCCAAGCTGGCACCCCAGCCGCTCAAGGAGGAATACCTGCTGACCGGTCCGCTGGAGCCGACCAACGATGCCTATGCCGTGGCCAAGATCGCCGGCATCTGCCAGTGCCGCTCCTACAACCGCCAGTACGGCACCCGCTTCCTGGCAGCCATGCCCAACAACCTCTACGGCCCCAACGACAACTTCGACCTGGAAAAGTCCCACGTATTGCCGGCCCTGATCAGGAAATGCCACGAGGCCAAAGCCTCGAACGCCGCCAGCGTCACCATCTGGGGAACCGGCACACCGCTGCGCGAATTTCTCCACGTGGACGACCTGGCGGAAGCCTGCCTGTTCCTGATGAAACTGGACGAGCAGCGTTACGAAGAACTATTGAACTATCCTGCTGCGCCGGCACTGATCAATGTCGGTTCGGGACAAGAGCTTTCCATCCGGGATCTGGCACTGCTGGTGAAACGGGTGGTCGGATTCGCAGGGGAACTGGTCTTCGATGCCGGCAAGCCGGACGGAACGCCGCGCAAGCTGGCCGACGCAAGCCGTATCCACGCCCTGGGCTGGCGGCACCGGATCGGCATGGAGGCGGGGATCGCTGCGACGTACGAGTGGTGGCAACGGTCTCTAAAGGTGCATAAATAA
- a CDS encoding flippase — translation MTLPPVDRTWVRYIPSFLRKRFENRHVFQEAVENSGWLFADRIFRMGVGLVVGVWIARYLGPSEYGLLSYAASIIGMFSAVALLGLEAIVVRDLVRNPEREQEILGTTFRLRFLAGAISYGVAIATVMCLRFNDPKAHLLVGVMGWVLIFGAFDTIDLWFQSRVRSKFVVYAKNAAFVAASLLRVGFVVFKTPVVAFAAANAIEYALAAIGLLVVYRHCGERFGSWKGNLSLAREMFRESWPLLLSGIVFMVYLRIDQVFLGQMADSREVGVYAAAVKIAEIWFFIPTVVVNSVFPNIIKTKENDEEEFYRRLQKLYNLMAFIGYAIAIPTTLLAGFVVTLLYGKAYAAAAPMLILLVWSDVFAILAVARNAYLLAMNWSRVLFWMVLIGAVSNVLLNMVLIPRYGGIGAAAASLISYWIAGHGACYLHKPLRRTSNMMTRALMYPKFW, via the coding sequence ATGACACTCCCTCCAGTCGACCGCACCTGGGTACGCTACATCCCCTCATTCCTGCGCAAACGTTTTGAAAACCGGCACGTTTTTCAGGAAGCGGTGGAGAACAGCGGCTGGCTCTTTGCCGATCGCATCTTCCGCATGGGCGTCGGCCTTGTTGTCGGGGTCTGGATCGCCCGGTACCTCGGCCCTTCCGAATATGGGCTGCTCAGTTACGCTGCTTCCATCATCGGCATGTTTTCGGCAGTGGCTCTATTGGGACTGGAGGCGATCGTCGTCAGGGACCTGGTCCGTAATCCCGAACGGGAGCAGGAGATACTCGGCACGACGTTCCGCCTTCGGTTTCTGGCAGGCGCGATTTCCTATGGGGTGGCCATCGCCACCGTGATGTGTCTGAGATTCAACGATCCAAAGGCGCACCTTCTGGTGGGCGTCATGGGATGGGTGCTGATTTTCGGGGCCTTCGATACCATCGATCTTTGGTTCCAGTCACGGGTGCGGTCCAAATTTGTCGTTTATGCGAAAAATGCCGCATTCGTCGCTGCATCGCTCCTGCGTGTCGGTTTCGTGGTCTTCAAGACTCCTGTGGTGGCTTTCGCCGCTGCAAACGCCATCGAATATGCACTGGCTGCCATTGGGCTACTCGTCGTTTATCGACACTGCGGGGAGAGGTTCGGGAGTTGGAAGGGGAACCTTTCCCTCGCGCGCGAGATGTTCCGGGAAAGCTGGCCGTTGCTCCTTTCGGGGATCGTCTTCATGGTATACCTCCGGATTGACCAGGTGTTCCTCGGGCAGATGGCGGACTCACGTGAGGTGGGAGTTTATGCCGCGGCGGTGAAGATCGCCGAAATCTGGTTTTTCATCCCCACGGTGGTGGTGAATTCTGTCTTTCCCAATATCATCAAGACAAAGGAAAACGACGAGGAGGAGTTTTACCGGAGATTGCAGAAACTCTACAACCTCATGGCGTTCATCGGTTATGCCATTGCAATACCGACAACCCTTCTTGCGGGATTCGTGGTGACGCTCCTCTACGGCAAGGCCTATGCCGCTGCAGCACCGATGCTCATCCTGCTCGTCTGGAGCGATGTCTTTGCAATCCTTGCGGTAGCGCGCAATGCGTACCTGCTGGCGATGAACTGGTCCCGGGTACTGTTCTGGATGGTTTTGATCGGAGCGGTCTCAAACGTGCTCCTCAATATGGTGTTGATCCCCAGGTACGGGGGGATCGGAGCTGCTGCCGCGTCCCTCATCTCGTACTGGATCGCAGGGCATGGAGCATGCTACCTCCACAAACCCTTGCGCAGAACGTCAAACATGATGACGAGAGCGCTCATGTATCCCAAGTTCTGGTGA